A window from Shewanella livingstonensis encodes these proteins:
- a CDS encoding nucleotidyl transferase AbiEii/AbiGii toxin family protein yields MLVNQSLRYSYTDRMELGSGKSLQETMANKLIALAYRSWRIKPRDIGDIVWLKQRGIDLSNTLVEKKPIAKQNQAEGFQQALSVQLMTEDEVCHDCNMEVSRFIPKQIKERTLDNPEY; encoded by the coding sequence ATGCTCGTTAATCAATCATTACGATATAGTTACACCGACAGAATGGAGCTTGGTTCCGGTAAGTCTTTACAAGAAACGATGGCTAATAAATTGATCGCATTGGCGTATCGCTCATGGCGCATAAAGCCTCGTGATATAGGGGATATTGTTTGGCTCAAGCAACGTGGTATTGATTTATCCAATACATTGGTTGAAAAGAAACCCATCGCCAAACAGAATCAAGCAGAAGGCTTTCAACAGGCTCTATCTGTTCAGCTGATGACTGAAGATGAAGTTTGTCATGACTGCAACATGGAAGTGAGCCGATTTATCCCTAAGCAAATTAAAGAAAGAACCCTCGATAACCCAGAGTATTAG
- a CDS encoding type I restriction-modification system subunit M: protein MTNTNFSQTAAFIWSVADLLRGDFKQSQYGRVILPFTLLRRLECVLEESKEAVVIEAERVKAMPLPEDAQEKMILRATNGLAFFNTSPMDLGKMGQKDIKANLERYIQCFSADAREIFEHFKFDEFVGLLDGANLLYKVVKKFATTDLSPKAVSNHEMGLVFEELIRRFAESSNETAGEHFTPRDIVRLTTSLVFMEDDDALTKEGIIRTIYDPTAGTGGFLSSSMEYLHKLNPKAVMRAFGQELNPESYAICKADMLIKGQDVSRIKLGNTLSNDQLPTDQFDYMLSNPPFGVDWKKIDGEIKTEHEVKGFDGRFGAGLPRVSDGSLLFLMHLISKMRDTHNSDGSINAGGRIGIILNGSPLFTGSAGSGESEIRRYILEADLLEAIIALPTDMFYNTGIATYVWVLSNKKDAERKDKVQLIDGSHLCGKMRKSLGSKRNVMSEDDIKTITRAFGQFEVIDATSLADMGLDKPAEVKSSRGRQAANPKAETTKTFASKIFNTYEFGYRRLTIERPLRLSAQITDAAIQSLRFAPKPLNAAMVALYGQFGGAWTEGSADINSYGQFTEVEVEARAMIKADFPELKEKQIKDVLEPKLWLWQQSLMNDAKQLQQAVDAHAGKALGGTHQPSDDFNQFELTLKVAFKATGIKLDTKQKKQFIDAITCKNPDAAPVVKKVIKDDAQPFYGTFKYQGTVKGLLGQVVEYQQDGDLRDNENVPLDPSISTSELIETYFTKEVAPHVADAWINADKRDDKDGEIGIVGYEIPFNRHFYVYQPPRDLEAIDTDLDAVSKDIMKLLQEVHS from the coding sequence ATGACGAACACTAATTTCTCTCAAACTGCTGCCTTCATTTGGTCGGTCGCTGACCTGCTTCGCGGTGACTTTAAGCAATCACAATATGGTCGAGTTATTTTACCCTTCACTCTGCTTCGCCGCCTTGAGTGTGTGCTGGAAGAAAGCAAAGAAGCTGTTGTTATTGAAGCTGAAAGAGTCAAAGCCATGCCTCTTCCAGAAGATGCTCAAGAAAAGATGATTCTGCGAGCCACGAATGGCTTGGCATTCTTTAATACCTCGCCGATGGATCTTGGCAAAATGGGGCAAAAGGATATTAAGGCGAATCTTGAGCGTTATATTCAGTGCTTTTCTGCTGATGCCCGTGAAATTTTCGAGCATTTCAAGTTTGATGAATTTGTTGGCTTGTTGGATGGTGCTAACCTGCTCTATAAGGTTGTGAAAAAATTTGCCACCACTGACCTAAGCCCAAAAGCCGTTTCAAACCATGAAATGGGCTTAGTGTTTGAAGAATTGATCCGCCGCTTTGCTGAAAGCTCGAATGAAACAGCGGGAGAGCACTTCACTCCTCGCGATATCGTTCGCCTAACGACGTCATTAGTGTTTATGGAAGATGATGATGCCCTCACCAAAGAGGGTATTATCCGTACTATTTACGACCCAACTGCGGGTACAGGCGGCTTTCTTTCTTCAAGTATGGAATATTTGCATAAATTAAACCCTAAAGCCGTTATGCGCGCTTTTGGTCAAGAGCTTAACCCAGAATCCTACGCCATCTGTAAAGCTGACATGCTGATTAAAGGGCAAGACGTTAGCCGTATCAAGCTGGGTAACACCCTATCTAATGACCAACTACCCACCGATCAGTTTGACTACATGCTGTCTAATCCGCCGTTTGGTGTCGATTGGAAGAAAATTGACGGTGAGATTAAAACAGAGCATGAAGTAAAAGGCTTTGATGGGCGTTTTGGTGCGGGTTTACCTCGGGTGTCAGATGGCTCGCTGCTTTTCTTAATGCACCTTATTAGCAAGATGCGTGATACACATAACAGCGATGGCAGCATTAATGCTGGTGGCCGTATTGGTATAATCTTAAACGGCTCTCCTTTGTTTACGGGCAGTGCTGGAAGTGGTGAAAGTGAAATTCGCCGCTATATTCTAGAGGCTGATTTACTTGAAGCCATCATCGCGTTGCCTACAGACATGTTCTATAACACAGGTATCGCGACTTATGTTTGGGTACTCTCAAACAAGAAAGACGCTGAGCGTAAAGACAAGGTTCAGTTGATTGATGGCTCACACCTCTGCGGTAAAATGCGCAAGTCACTTGGCTCTAAGCGTAACGTAATGAGTGAAGACGACATCAAAACCATTACCCGTGCCTTCGGTCAGTTTGAAGTGATTGATGCAACATCACTGGCTGACATGGGGCTTGATAAGCCTGCCGAGGTAAAAAGTAGCCGTGGTCGACAGGCTGCTAATCCTAAAGCCGAAACAACAAAAACCTTTGCCAGTAAAATTTTTAACACTTACGAGTTTGGTTACCGCCGTCTAACGATTGAGCGACCGCTGCGTTTATCGGCGCAAATTACCGATGCCGCCATTCAGTCGCTGCGTTTTGCACCTAAGCCGCTAAATGCCGCTATGGTGGCACTGTATGGGCAATTCGGTGGTGCTTGGACAGAGGGAAGTGCTGATATAAACAGTTACGGCCAATTCACAGAGGTTGAGGTTGAAGCTAGGGCTATGATCAAGGCTGATTTCCCCGAGCTTAAAGAAAAGCAGATTAAAGATGTATTAGAGCCCAAGCTTTGGTTGTGGCAACAATCATTGATGAACGATGCAAAGCAGCTTCAACAAGCAGTTGATGCTCATGCAGGCAAAGCGCTAGGCGGGACGCATCAACCGTCGGACGACTTCAACCAGTTCGAACTCACCCTCAAAGTCGCGTTTAAAGCCACTGGTATTAAGCTCGATACCAAACAGAAAAAGCAGTTTATCGATGCCATCACTTGCAAAAATCCAGATGCGGCACCTGTGGTTAAGAAGGTGATTAAAGACGATGCACAGCCATTTTACGGTACTTTTAAGTATCAAGGCACTGTGAAAGGCTTGTTGGGACAAGTTGTTGAATACCAACAAGACGGCGATTTGCGCGATAACGAAAACGTGCCACTTGATCCAAGCATAAGCACCTCTGAATTGATTGAAACTTACTTCACTAAAGAAGTCGCCCCCCATGTGGCCGATGCGTGGATTAACGCCGACAAGCGTGATGATAAGGACGGTGAAATTGGTATTGTCGGTTACGAGATCCCCTTTAACCGTCATTTTTATGTTTACCAGCCGCCGCGAGATTTAGAAGCGATTGACACTGATTTGGATGCGGTCAGTAAAGACATTATGAAGTTGCTGCAAGAGGTGCACTCGTAA
- a CDS encoding PDDEXK nuclease domain-containing protein produces the protein MNDKHPALLQSAEYKQWLTELKQKVASSQQKAVVKVNTELLTLYWQLGEEIVARQQQAAWGDKLLAQLSQDLMAEFPQMKGFSQRNLKYIRQWYQFFSSDAIGQQLVAQLVQIPWGHNIQIISKCSTKAEAAYYVSNTLAHGWSRNVLVHQIESGLWTRDGQALHNFEQRLPAAQSELAIQTLKDPYIFDFLSLSKNHSERELEQGLVKHITQFLLELGAGFAYIDKQYPLQVGERDFYIDLLFYHIHLHCYIVIELKLGAELNQSEPEHAGKLNFYIKAVDEQLAKTGDAPTIGLLLCKTKDKLVAEYALSGMDKPMGIAEYRLTQQLPDSLKNELPSVEVLAQLGGDHE, from the coding sequence ATGAACGACAAACACCCAGCATTACTGCAAAGTGCAGAGTACAAACAATGGCTAACAGAGCTTAAACAAAAAGTGGCATCAAGCCAGCAAAAAGCCGTCGTTAAAGTGAATACCGAGCTTTTAACCTTGTATTGGCAATTGGGCGAAGAAATAGTCGCCCGCCAACAGCAAGCCGCATGGGGCGATAAGTTATTAGCCCAACTCAGCCAAGATTTAATGGCCGAATTTCCACAAATGAAAGGCTTTTCACAGCGTAACCTAAAATACATTCGCCAGTGGTATCAATTTTTCTCAAGCGATGCAATTGGGCAACAGCTTGTTGCCCAATTAGTACAAATCCCTTGGGGACACAATATTCAGATTATCAGCAAGTGCAGCACCAAAGCCGAGGCCGCATATTATGTGAGTAACACACTCGCACATGGCTGGAGCCGTAACGTGTTAGTGCACCAAATTGAAAGCGGCCTGTGGACGCGCGACGGCCAAGCCTTACATAACTTTGAGCAGCGTTTGCCTGCCGCGCAATCAGAGTTAGCTATTCAAACCTTAAAAGATCCGTACATTTTTGACTTTTTAAGCCTTTCAAAAAATCATTCAGAGCGCGAATTAGAGCAAGGGCTGGTTAAGCACATCACTCAATTTTTGCTGGAACTGGGCGCAGGCTTTGCTTACATCGATAAGCAATATCCGCTGCAAGTGGGTGAGCGTGACTTTTATATCGACCTGCTGTTTTATCATATTCATTTACATTGCTACATAGTGATTGAATTAAAATTAGGTGCTGAATTAAACCAGAGCGAGCCAGAGCATGCAGGCAAGCTGAATTTTTATATTAAAGCGGTTGATGAGCAACTTGCTAAAACAGGTGATGCGCCCACCATTGGCCTGTTACTGTGCAAAACCAAAGATAAGTTAGTGGCCGAATACGCCCTCAGCGGCATGGACAAACCCATGGGCATTGCCGAGTATCGCTTAACCCAACAGCTCCCCGACTCGTTGAAAAATGAATTGCCCAGTGTTGAAGTATTAGCCCAGCTAGGGGGCGATCATGAGTGA